The window ATTTGTAATTATTTTAATAAGTAATGCAAGAAGTCTAATGATAAAACAATTATTATTGATGCTACAGAAACACCCATTCAACGCCCAAAAAAAGACAAAAACAATCTTATTCAGGAAAAAAGAAAAAACACACTATTAAAACACAAGTAATTATTGAAAAAGAAAGCAAAATAATTATTGCAACAAATTTTTCTCTCGGTAAAAAGCATGATTTTTGTTTATTTAAAGAATCAAAAATCCCAATTTTAAAAAATACTAAATTAATAGTTGATAATGGTTATCAAGGAATACAAAAAATTCATAGTAATGTTCTAATACCTAAGAAAAAAACAAAGAAAAACCCTTTAAATAAAGAACAAAAACATAATAATAAATTAATTTCAAAAATGAGAATTATTATTGAAAATATTTTTGCTATTCTTAAAAAATTTAAAATTATTACTGAAAAATATCGTAATCGTAGAAAACGATTTAGTTTAAGATTTAATTTAATTGCTTCAATTTATAATTTGCAATTATAGATAACATAAAATATTTATTTAAAATTAAATTTAAATAATAGACTTCTTGCATTACTTATTTATTAAACAAAATTCCTATAAAATATATTTAAAATAGAAATTATAAGGAATTTAAGATTATGAAATTTGATAAATTTAATTTTATTAATGATAAAGAATTATTACGATTAACTGGAATAAAGCAAAGTACTTTTAATAAAATGTTAAATATTTTAAAAGAAGCTGAGTTAAAAAAGTTTAAAAGAGGTGGTAAAAATAATAAATTATCATTAGAAAATAGATTATTGATGACTTTATCATATTGACGAGAATATCGTACTTATTTTCATCTTGGTAAAAGTTTTGATATTAGTGAAGCTAGTTGTTATCGAAATATCAAGTAAATTGAAGATATTTTAATCAAACATCCTGATTTTCAACAACTTGCTGGTAAAAAAGCATTAAATAGACTTCTTGCATTACTTATTAAAATAATTACAAATTATTTGAAATAAAAAATACTATATAGTAATTTCTAACTTTTATTAGGTTAATACTTATGGATTTTATTAAATGTGTAAATTTTGACACAACAAAAAATTATTTTATTATTTAAATTTAATTTTAAATAAATATTTTATGTTATCTATAATTGCAAATTATAAATTGAAGCAATTAAATTAAATCTTAAACTAAATCGTTTTCTACGATTACGATATTTTTCAGTAATAATTTTAAATTTTTTAAGAATAGCAAAAATATTTTCAATAATAATTCTCATTTTTGAAATTAATTTATTATTATGTTTTTGTTCTTTATTTAAAGGGTTTTTCTTTGTTTTTTTCTTAGGTATTAGAACATTACTATGAATTTTTTGTATTCCTTGATAACCATTATCAAC is drawn from Spiroplasma endosymbiont of Asaphidion curtum and contains these coding sequences:
- a CDS encoding transposase family protein, which encodes MKFDKFNFINDKELLRLTGIKQSTFNKMLNILKEAELKKFKRGGKNNKLSLENRLLMTLSYWREYRTYFHLGKSFDISEASCYRNIK